The Comamonas endophytica sequence GGCCAATGACGATCGCCAGCGCTCCTATGTGTTCGGTGTGCTGCCCACGCTGCGCTGGCGCGGTGACCAGGGTCGATCGGCCTGGTTCGCCCAGGTGGGGACCGGCTTGGCGCTGGCGACCAAGCGCTACCAGTCCCATGAAAAGCACTTCAGCACCCGTTACAACTTCGGCACCCACTTGGCCGTAGGCGCCAATTTCGGTGCGCAGCGCGAGCATGAAATCATGCTGCGAATTGAACATTATTCAAATGCCGGCATCAAGCACCCCAATCCGGGCGAAGACTTCCTGCAGCTGCGCTACGCCCGCCGGTTCTGACCGACCGTAGTTATCCACAGATCCGGCGACCAGAGCCGGCAATCTGCAACACGAACCGCCCGCGAGGGCGGTTTTTTCATGCCCGCAGACCCTGTGCATAAATCTGTGTTGAATTTCTGCACAACTTTCATCTTATCCACAGCCCGCGCATCGACCGCGAAGTTGTGCCCAAAAGCGTTGCAGCAGCAGCGGTGCTTCGGACACATACTTCGATGAACTGCAAGTGCTTGATTCATCGCACGAATATCAAGTTATCCACAGAACGCGTGGCGCTCTACTACTACCACTATGCATAAATAGAACTTCTAGGAATGACAACCATGCCCAAATTTTCGGCAGGGCAAGTCTCGTTGCCAAACCGATTGGCCTTCAACTTCCACGGAAAAAAAAGAACACAGCAGACATGCAGACAGAAAAAATCCGCAATAAAAAAAGTTATTCACTCATAAATTGATAGCTAACTCACTAGTTGAACAAAGGGCAAACACTCCAAATCAGTGGAAAAAACAACGCACGAACACTCTGTGGATATCTAAATATCAACGCATTGTTTATCCACAGGAAACGCCAATTTAGCGAAGTTATCCACTTTTGCAGTACATCCGCAGCAGGGTGCGGCGCACAGACTTCCTGGAATCGGAGTCCCTTGTTTTTCCAGGGAAAAAGATACTTATCCACAGCGCATGGACGCATCTACTACTACGACTAATTTCTCATAGTGAAATAAATGAACAACCGGGAGAGTTCCTGGGACAAGCCGCGCCGGGAGCGTCTCCAGGCGAATCCGCCTTGCACAAAGGCGCCGGAAAGCGCAAAGTTCGGTTCTTTCGGGGCTCGATGCAGGAAAAACCCGCAGTAGCTGGACGCACACGTGCAGGAATGTGGAAAAGCAGTGGCAGATGAACCAGGGAGGGAAAGTTATCCACAGTTTCTTATCAACATCTGTGGAGGGTTTGCCGGGAAAATCGGTTGGTTTTGCTAAGTCGTTGATTTCATTGGATTGTTCAAATAAATTCAACGAGGTGTTCCGCTGCAGGCAAGGCGTGTAACCCGGTTACAAGCGAAAAAGGGCGATCGAACCATCCATGTCGAGCAATGGCAATGGACGGCATCACGAGGGCACCTGAGCTTCAGTCCTGAAAGCGGTATGGGCAAATACGCGTTGCTGGGAAGGCGCTAGCGGGTACAGGAACGGAGGACACCTCGCAAACACAGCGCAGAGACGCCAGGACGCGTTTTCAGGTCCGGACGGGGGTGGGATGCACTGCGGTGCTGCAAGGCGCTTGAAGGGCGTCTAAAGGGCCGGCAAAGGCATGGGAAGGAGGCGGGCCTCCTGGCGGATATCAAGGCTCCGCCGGCAACGGACGGGGAATGGGAGGCTGGCAGGCATGGACCACATCCCCTGGCCCGACCGATATCCCGGCTGGGCGGCCCCTGCCTGGCCGCCTGTCCAACGTCCGCGTCAGCGCGGAGGGCGCTTTTCCAGGGCAAAGGGCGGCAGGCCGTTGAGCAGCCGCTGGCCATAGCTGGTGCGCACCAGGCGCTTGTCGTAGCAATAGACGAAGGCCCGGTCTTCCTCGGTACGGATGGCGCGGCCCACCCATTGCGCGAGGCGGATGGCGGTGGCGGGCACGACCAGCTCGCTGAACGGGTCCCGCCCGGCACTGCGCAGCCATTCGGCGCGTGCTTCGCCCACGGGATCGTCAGGCGGTGCGAAGGGCAGCTTGGTGATGAACAGGGATTCGCACTGCGCCCCGGGCAGGTCCAGCCCCTCGCCAAAGGACTGCATGCCGAAAATGATCGACACCTCGCCACGCGCCACGCGCTCGCGGTGCAGGGCCAGCAGCTGGGCGCGCGGCATGGCAGTCTGCACCAGCACGTTGGCGCGCATCGCGGTGGAGAGCGCGTCCACTGCCAGGCGCATCTGCTCGCGCGACGTGAACAGCACCAGTGCCCCCGATTCGACGCGCGCCAGGTCATGCAGCAGGGCATCGACCATCTCGTTGGTGAATGCGCTGGCCTGGCGCGGATCGGCATGGGTCTCGGCCGCCACGAAGATGCCCTGGGACGCGTAGTCGAAAGGGCTGGGCACTTCCAGCGTGGTCACGGCCGCATCGCCATGCAGGCCCGACTCGCGCAGGAAGAAGTCGAATTGTCCACAGCTTGTCAGTGTGGCCGAAGTCAGCACCGCACCGCGCACTTGCGACCACAGATGCTGGCGCAGCGTGGCGCCCGGCAGCAGCGGGCTGGCATGGGCCTTGACCACGATGAATTCGCCATCTGTCTCCAACGTGAACCATTTGGCGTTGGGAACGTATTTGGTGTCTTCATCCTCCGCAGGTTGCTGCAGAAGCAGCTGCGCCGTGTCATAGACCGATTCCAGCCGTGGCGCCAGTGCGCCGACCTGTGCATAGAGTGTGGACAACCTGCGGGCTTCTTCGGGTTTGTCGCGGATTTCCGCGCGCAGCGCCTTGGAGATGGCGCGCAATGCGTCCAGGAAACCGTTGGCGTGGTGCGAGGCCTGGGCCAGCGGCTCGAGCAGGGCCTCGGGCAGCATGCCGCGGGCTGCGCGCACGCGCGCCGGGCCCCAGCTGTCCTTGCGCGCCTTGAGTTCGTCGCCATAGAAGTCCATGACCAGGCGCGCGAGGTCCTGCAGCGTCTGGCGCAGCTGGCTCGAATGGCCGGGCACGTCGGCCACTTCCTCGACCTCCAGCAGCGTGCCCACGCGCAGTGCGCGGCTGGCCAGCTTGTCGATCCAGCCCAGGCGGCTCAGATCCAGCGCGCAGGCGAACTGCGACAGCGCGGTGGCGGGCAGGTGATGGGCCTCATCCAGTACCAGCAGGCAGTTGTCCAGATCGGGCAGCAGTCGCGCGCCCAGCGAAGACAGCAGCAGATCGTGATTGGCGACGATCACCTGGGCCGCGACCATCGACTTGCGGCGCTCGTAATACGTACAGCTGTCGAAGACCGGGCAGTGCTTGCCGGTGCAGGAGCTCGACTCCGCCGCCACCGGGCTCCAGGCCTCGGGTTCGGGCGGCGTGGCCAGCGAGTCGCGGTCGCCGTCCCAGACGCCGGTGGCCATGGCATCGGCCATGCTTGCATAGAACTGCATGCGCGCCTCGCGTTCCTGCGCCGGGCGCGCGTTGCGGGTCGCGGCTTCCTCCTCGGCAAAGAGGTCGTCGGTATCGTCATGCGACTCCCCGGTGCCTGCCAGGCGCTCGAGCTTGAGCTTGCAGACGAAGCGCCCGCGGCCCTTGGCCAGCGCGAACTTGAAGGGCTGTTCCAGCTGGGCGGCCAGCGCGGGCAGGTCTTTGTTCACCAGCTGCTCCTGCAGCGCCACCGTCGCCGTCGAGATCAGCACCCGCGTGCCGCGGGCCAGCGCAAGGGTAATGGCGGGCACGCTGTAGGCCAGCGATTTTCCCACCCCCGTACCTGCCTGCACCACCGCGATGGCCCTTTCGGGCGCCACCGCGTCGTCATCGACCTTGCCGAGCTGGGCCGCGCCAAACGTGGACGCGACCTGGCCCGCCATACGCCGCTGCCCCTCGCGGCTGCGGAACCCGGGGATGGATGCGACCACCTCGTCAAACGATTCAAGGCCCATCTGGGCCCACTTTTGCTGGGACATTCGATGCGAAATGGGCTGGCCCTTCAGGCGCCAGCCGTATTAAATAATAAATAAAACACAGATATGTATTGAATAAGATGTTAAATCTTATGTTTTTTGCCATACATACAGGCGCTTGGAACACTGCTGCGTATGTATTTGCATGTGCAGGCAGCGATCAGGAGGCCATTTTCGCAGGACTGGAAATTCTGTGGACAAGCGAGGACAAGTAATCCGCCGTTCATCTGAAGCTCCACTTATCCACAGCGACGCCGACAAGTTTCTGTCCGTACAGGCTGTGCATATCCCTGGGGGCAGGGCTGTGGGCTGTCCTGGGGAAAAATCAAGATATGCAGCAGGATCATGGGCTTGCAGCAACTTTGCACAGCTTGTCCAGATCCATGGGAGCAGAGCGTGCGCGGAGGCGGCCGCAGGTCCTTGCGGTTATCCACAGCAGTGGATGAGCCGGATGCCGTCCTCTTGTGCATAGGATCATCGGGCACGCGGGCCTCATCGCCCTGCAGCCCTATAAGGGCGGCCATGGAGAAAGCCATGAACCGACACCCTGAAAATTGCTTAAAAAATAGGCAAAAGAATGGCGGGTTCCCGCATTCGTTGCTGCAGCTTGCTATGAAATAAAGAGCTTGAAGAACAGGCTGCAAGCCCTCAGGAATGGGATTTCATGGAAATCGGAGCTGGTTTTCGGGCCCAGGCATCGCAAAGCAAGAAAGACGATTTGTAATTTTTCATATCTTTCTCGCGCTGCCGCATCGGGTCGAAATGGCTGAGGAACCGAGACGCCGGGCGCCAGGGGGCAAGCTGCATCGGGGCAGTTATTCACGCACAGCCCGGCGCTGCCAGCCGGGCAACACCACATCTCCAGGCCAAAGCGCCAAGCCGTTGCAGGCAAGGCCAGCGGTTGAATCCGAAGGTGGAGATGGCCTGCGAGGCGAAGCGGAGGCGGACCTGCCTGAAGCAGCCAGTTGGTCAAAACCAACGTTCTTCGTTACTGCAGGCAAAAGGAGTTGCAAGCCCACTGCTGCGCTTCGGGCTTCCCGTATCATGCGCTGGGGGCCGTCCCCCTGCCGCAGAGCGCCGAAATCCACGCCTTCGGCCGTGGCAGTGCCTGGCCGGCCAGGAACGCGTCAGTTTCACACCGCGTTCCGCAATGCCTCGCAGGGAGCCGGGTCGTTTGCAACTTAACCTAAAATTCCTGCCGCATCAGGCAGCTTCTGCCGGCCGCAGAAACCGATGAATTGAAAAGCCAGCCCATATTGCTGGCTGATTGGAAATAATGAAAAAGCGCGTCGCAATCATAGGTCTTTCCTTTAGATTCCCCAGTACGAATACCGACCAATACTGGACAGACCTGCTCGATGGGCGCGATCTGGTGACAGAGGTCGAGTCCTCGCGATGGGCCAAGGACGGCTTTCTCCATCCAGACAAGAACCATCCCGGCAGCAGCTACACGTTTGCCGCCGGCTCCGTGGGCGACGTCTCGCTGTTCGACGCCGGCTTCTTCGGCATCTCGCCGCGCGAAGCGGCGCTGATGGATCCGCAGCAGCGCCTGCTGCTGGAGATGAGCTGGGAAGCGCTCGAGAACGCGGGCATCAAGCCCTCGACGCTGCGCGGCAGCCAGTGCGGCGTTTTCATCGGCATCGCCAGCGCCGACTATGCCTACCGCCTGTCGGAGGATCTGTCCGCCATCGACTCCTCGGTGGCCACCGGCAACACCGCCAGCATTGCCGCCAACCGCATCTCCTACGTGCTCGACCTGCAGGGTCCGAGCATGGCCATCGATACCGCCTGCTCTTCGTCGATGGTGGCCTTCCACCAGGCCTGCCGCTCGATCGTCTCGGGTGAAACCACCCAGGCGCTGGCCGGCGGGGTCAGCCTGCATCTGCACCCCTATGGCTTCATCACCTTCTCGAAGGCCACGATGCTGTCCAAGCGCGGGCGCTGCAACGTGTTCGACGCCGCGGGCGACGGCTATGTGCGCTCGGAAGGCGGCGGCATGTTCGTGCTCAAGGACTACGACCAGGCGGTGGCCGATGGCGACCGGATCCTGGCCGTGGTCGCCAACACCGCGGTCAACACCGATGGCCGCAAGACCGGCCTCACGGTGCCCAGCCCCAAGGTCCAGTCGGCGCTGCTGAACAAGGCGTACAGCGAGGCCGGCATCGACCCCGCGGACATCGACTACGTCGAGGCGCACGGCACCGGCACGGCGGTGGGCGACCCGATCGAAGCGCGCGCCATCGGCGATGCGCTGGGCAAGCGCCGCTCCAGGGACAACCCGCTGCTCATCGGCTCGGTGAAGAGCAACATGGGTCACCTCGAGGCCGCGTCGGGCGTCGCCGGCCTGGTCAAGGCGCTTTACGCCATCCAGCACCGCGTGGTGCCGGCGACCATCGGCATCAAGACGCTGAACCCGAAGATCGAGTTCGACGACTGGAACATCCAGGTGGCGACCGAGCCGCGGCAGCTCAAGAAGTCCGGCAAGCTCATCGTCGGCATCAACTCCTTCGGCTTTGGCGGCGCCAATGCCCACGTCATCCTGGAAAGCCACGAGCCGGCCGCGATCGACGCGCAGGGCGGTGCCCAGGCGGCCGTGCCTGCGGCCGCACCTTTCATCCTCTCCGCCAAGGATCCCGCGGCGCTGAAGGACGCGGCGCGCGCGTTTGCCGACTTCGTGCAGGACCAGCCGGCCGCGGCGCTCTACGACATCGCCTACAGCGCGGCCTTCCGGCGCGAGCGCCACGAACAATGCGCCGTGGTCGAAGGCGCCACCGGCGCGGCCGTCGCACAGGCGCTGCGCGCATTTGCCGAGGATTCCTCGACCGCCAAGGGCGTGGAATCCGGCACGGCGCTGGCAAAGCCGCTGGGCCCGGTGTTCGTCTACTCGGGCAATGGCTCGCAGTGGGCCGGCATGGGCAAGCGCCTGCTGGAAGAGTCGGCGGTGTTCAAGGCCGCGGTGCAGCAGGTCGACGCCATCTTCCAGCGCTATTCGCCGGACTCGCTCGAAGCCGAGCTCGCGGGCCGCAATGGCGAAGACCGCTACGAGTTCACCGAGGTCGCGCAGCCGGCGCTGTTCGCGCTGCAGGTGGGCGTGACGCAGATGCTGCGCCAGCGCGGCGTCATGCCCGTGGCCGTGGCCGGCCACAGCGTGGGCGAGGTGGCGGCGGCCTGGGCTTCCGGCGCCTTGACGCTGGAAGCGGCGGTCGAGGTGATCTACCAGCGCAGCCGCCTGCAGGGCACGACCAAGGGCAAGGGCGAGATGACCGCCGTCGGCCTGGGCCACGGCGCGGCCGAGAGCATCCTGGCGGAGCTGGGGCTCACGCCCGGCCTGGTCATTGCCGGCATGAACAGCTCGCGCGGCGTGACCATCGCCGGCGATCCGGCGCTGCTGACGCAAATGGAAACCGCATTGACCGAGCGCGGCGTCTTCAACCGCCGCCTGGCGCTGGACTATGCCTTCCACAGCCCGGCCATGGACGAGATCGAGGCGGGCGTGCGCGTCACGCTGGCGGGTCTCCAGCCGGGCGCGGCCAGCGTGCCCTTCTATTCCACCGTGACCGGCGGCCTGCTGGACGGCACGGCGCTGGGCGCCGAGTACTGGTGGCACAACATCCGCCAGCCGGTGCGCTTCGAGCAGGCCATGATGCAGATCATGGCCGACGGCACGAACGTGTTCGTCGAGGTCGGCCCGCACGCGGTGCTGCGCAGCTACATCAACGACTGCCTCAAGGACCAGGGCACCGAAGGCCGGGTCATTCCCACCCTCGCGCGTGGCGACGACGCGGCGCAGCGCGTCTGGAGCGCCTGCAGCCAGGTGCTGATCGCGGGCGCCGGCATCGACTGGCAGCAGCTGTTCCCCACCACCGGCAATTTCGTCCAGCTGCCGTACTACCCCTGGCAGCGCGAGCGCCACTGGCACCCGGTCACGGCGCAGTCGCTGGGGCTGCTCGACCGCCAGAAGGTCCATCCGCTGCTGGGCTACGCGCTGCAGCAGCAGGCCCTGACCTGGGAGAACCAGCTCGACCCCCGCCTCAACCCGATGCTGGCCGACCACGTGGTCGGCGACACCACCATCTTCCCGGGCACCGGCTTCGGCGAGCTGGCGCTGGCCGCGGCGCTGCAGTGGCAGCCCGGCACGCTGGCCGAGGTCGAGGAGCTGGAGATCCGCGCGCCGCTGCTGCTGAACGAAGGCAGCGCCAAGATCGTGCGCGTGTCCATCGATCCCCAGGACGGCAGCCTGAGCGTCAAGGGCCGCGAGGTCGGCAGCACCGACCCCTGGACGCTGCACACCGTCGGCCGCATCCTGCGCGAGCCGCGCGACGGCCTGCTGCGCCAGGACGCACCGGTGCTGCCCACCCGCCAGCCCGATTTCAGCGGCGACAGCCATGCGGCGCTGACCGAGGCCGCGGGCCTGGGCTACGGCCCGGCGTTCCAGTGCATCGATTTCGGCTGGGTCGAGGGCGGCTCGGCCCTGGCGGTGCTGAAGATGCCGCAGAGCATCGAGGCCGAACTCGCGCAGACCCACCTGCACCCGGCGGTGCTGGACTGCACCTTCCAGCTGATCATCCAGCTGCTCAAGGACGAGATGGGCGTGCATGAGGGCCTGACCTTCATTCCCACCAAGATGGGCCGCATCAGCTTCCGCGCCAGCCAGGCCCAGCCCGGCTTCGCGCGCGTGACGCTGCTGCGCCGCACGGCGCATTCGCTGAGCGCCGAATTCACCGTGTTCGACACCGAGGGCGTGCCCATTGCCGCGGTGAAGGAAGCGCGTTTCCGCAGCATCCGCCTGAGCAAGAACGCCGCCGACCGGCTGCGCTTCCTCGACTACCACGGCATTCCCCAGCCGCATGCGCTCGCGGGCGACGCGGCGCCGGCCATCGCCTTCGACAGCGTGCACTCGGCGCTGGCCGAACTGGCGCGGCGTTCGGCGCTCACCGGCTCGCACCGCCGCTACTGCGAAGAGGTCGATCCGCTGCTCGACAGCCTGTGCAGCCGCTTCACGCGCCAGGCCTTCGAACGCCTGTCCGCCGACGGCCGCAAGCTGTTCACGCAGCAGGTGCTGGCGCTGCAATCCGCGAACCCGGAAATCGCTCCCTTCCTCGCGCACCTGCTGCTGCTGGCCAGCGACGACCAGGCCATCACGCACACGCCCGACGGCTGGGAGCTGGTGCCGGGCGATGACGAGCAGGCTTCCGCCGAGGACATCTGGAACGCCCTGGTCGCGGACTATCCCGACTACTTCCAGATCGTCCATTCGGTGGGCCGCATCGGCATGCACCTGCCGCAGCTGCTCCAAGGCACCGAAACGCTCGACAAGGTCTGCCCGCGCGAGACCTCGCTGGTCACGCTGCTGCGCCAGGCGCTGGGCGCCAAGAGCAAGCAGCGCATCGGCCGCACGCTGCAGGAGCTGATCGCGCAGGGCCTGCGCCAGCTGCCCGAGGGCCAGCGCCTGCGCCTGGTCGAGATCAGCGAAGGCGCGCCGTCGTTT is a genomic window containing:
- a CDS encoding acyloxyacyl hydrolase codes for the protein MRLKNFRRFVFTWTTGTALGLVSLGALAQGAPVFNDHSPSWYVQGAVAENDAYSASLGATLPWRQWSYALGSGQITGHWDLFASHWSSRMANDDRQRSYVFGVLPTLRWRGDQGRSAWFAQVGTGLALATKRYQSHEKHFSTRYNFGTHLAVGANFGAQREHEIMLRIEHYSNAGIKHPNPGEDFLQLRYARRF
- the dinG gene encoding ATP-dependent DNA helicase DinG translates to MSQQKWAQMGLESFDEVVASIPGFRSREGQRRMAGQVASTFGAAQLGKVDDDAVAPERAIAVVQAGTGVGKSLAYSVPAITLALARGTRVLISTATVALQEQLVNKDLPALAAQLEQPFKFALAKGRGRFVCKLKLERLAGTGESHDDTDDLFAEEEAATRNARPAQEREARMQFYASMADAMATGVWDGDRDSLATPPEPEAWSPVAAESSSCTGKHCPVFDSCTYYERRKSMVAAQVIVANHDLLLSSLGARLLPDLDNCLLVLDEAHHLPATALSQFACALDLSRLGWIDKLASRALRVGTLLEVEEVADVPGHSSQLRQTLQDLARLVMDFYGDELKARKDSWGPARVRAARGMLPEALLEPLAQASHHANGFLDALRAISKALRAEIRDKPEEARRLSTLYAQVGALAPRLESVYDTAQLLLQQPAEDEDTKYVPNAKWFTLETDGEFIVVKAHASPLLPGATLRQHLWSQVRGAVLTSATLTSCGQFDFFLRESGLHGDAAVTTLEVPSPFDYASQGIFVAAETHADPRQASAFTNEMVDALLHDLARVESGALVLFTSREQMRLAVDALSTAMRANVLVQTAMPRAQLLALHRERVARGEVSIIFGMQSFGEGLDLPGAQCESLFITKLPFAPPDDPVGEARAEWLRSAGRDPFSELVVPATAIRLAQWVGRAIRTEEDRAFVYCYDKRLVRTSYGQRLLNGLPPFALEKRPPR
- a CDS encoding type I polyketide synthase; the protein is MKKRVAIIGLSFRFPSTNTDQYWTDLLDGRDLVTEVESSRWAKDGFLHPDKNHPGSSYTFAAGSVGDVSLFDAGFFGISPREAALMDPQQRLLLEMSWEALENAGIKPSTLRGSQCGVFIGIASADYAYRLSEDLSAIDSSVATGNTASIAANRISYVLDLQGPSMAIDTACSSSMVAFHQACRSIVSGETTQALAGGVSLHLHPYGFITFSKATMLSKRGRCNVFDAAGDGYVRSEGGGMFVLKDYDQAVADGDRILAVVANTAVNTDGRKTGLTVPSPKVQSALLNKAYSEAGIDPADIDYVEAHGTGTAVGDPIEARAIGDALGKRRSRDNPLLIGSVKSNMGHLEAASGVAGLVKALYAIQHRVVPATIGIKTLNPKIEFDDWNIQVATEPRQLKKSGKLIVGINSFGFGGANAHVILESHEPAAIDAQGGAQAAVPAAAPFILSAKDPAALKDAARAFADFVQDQPAAALYDIAYSAAFRRERHEQCAVVEGATGAAVAQALRAFAEDSSTAKGVESGTALAKPLGPVFVYSGNGSQWAGMGKRLLEESAVFKAAVQQVDAIFQRYSPDSLEAELAGRNGEDRYEFTEVAQPALFALQVGVTQMLRQRGVMPVAVAGHSVGEVAAAWASGALTLEAAVEVIYQRSRLQGTTKGKGEMTAVGLGHGAAESILAELGLTPGLVIAGMNSSRGVTIAGDPALLTQMETALTERGVFNRRLALDYAFHSPAMDEIEAGVRVTLAGLQPGAASVPFYSTVTGGLLDGTALGAEYWWHNIRQPVRFEQAMMQIMADGTNVFVEVGPHAVLRSYINDCLKDQGTEGRVIPTLARGDDAAQRVWSACSQVLIAGAGIDWQQLFPTTGNFVQLPYYPWQRERHWHPVTAQSLGLLDRQKVHPLLGYALQQQALTWENQLDPRLNPMLADHVVGDTTIFPGTGFGELALAAALQWQPGTLAEVEELEIRAPLLLNEGSAKIVRVSIDPQDGSLSVKGREVGSTDPWTLHTVGRILREPRDGLLRQDAPVLPTRQPDFSGDSHAALTEAAGLGYGPAFQCIDFGWVEGGSALAVLKMPQSIEAELAQTHLHPAVLDCTFQLIIQLLKDEMGVHEGLTFIPTKMGRISFRASQAQPGFARVTLLRRTAHSLSAEFTVFDTEGVPIAAVKEARFRSIRLSKNAADRLRFLDYHGIPQPHALAGDAAPAIAFDSVHSALAELARRSALTGSHRRYCEEVDPLLDSLCSRFTRQAFERLSADGRKLFTQQVLALQSANPEIAPFLAHLLLLASDDQAITHTPDGWELVPGDDEQASAEDIWNALVADYPDYFQIVHSVGRIGMHLPQLLQGTETLDKVCPRETSLVTLLRQALGAKSKQRIGRTLQELIAQGLRQLPEGQRLRLVEISEGAPSFAMDACLGLDADRADYAFASQSAAALEEAARLKEQFPHIDTRQIGSAAPVPGCQLAIVSLDFAAVPEAVAALEYARACLAPGGSLVVVGQHASRWIDFVFGAQQKNWSLTENGSWLSNQRPVQFWQQQLQQLGFADTDLFELSPDTLSGPYLLLSRPSKPAQLPATEAKRAPRSWILLADAQGVSAQLSDQLVKKLQARGDMVVQAGPGDTAAIEALLRTTTASYGKLDGIVHLAGIASAATEAEAVLEQQVARCALAAAIVQACESTSTSTTCWLVTQAGASDLLPNATATPVQDAALWGFGRTLINEASDCEVRLVDLESTLALDTVVGALAQELEQPDAEQEVVLTQGGARYVPRLRLAPRPQVQQEIDSPTIRLAFQYPGQLRNLRWEAHPRAMLRPGEIEVDVRATGLNFRDVMYALGLLSDEAIENGFAGPTLGLEFSGVVTAVADADCGYAPGDLVVGFGPSSFGNRVVTQASAISLIPPEISLEAAATIPSTFFTVYYALHHLARLQPGEKVLIHGAAGGVGIAAIQLAKWIGAEIYVTAGSDEKRDFLRQLGVDHIYDSRSLAFSDEILAQTGGKGVDVVLNSLAGEAINRNFRVLKPFGRFLELGKRDFYENTKIGLRPFRNNISYFGIDADQLMQSRPELTRSLFAEMMALFTEGVLHPLPYHVFDANDIVEAFRYMQQARQIGKIVVTYSNDIGQIHTPAPAAPKPLELAADGSYLVTGGLGGFGLRTAEWLAAKGARHLVLISRSGPSADAAKAAIARLEQQGVKVHAAACDITDRQALAGLLADIGRSMPPLKGIVHAATVINDGLIRNMDAAQIRSVLAPKAMGAQHLHELTLGTALDFFVMFSSATTLFGNPGQGNYVAANACLEALAKYRRANGLAATCVRWGAIDDVGFLARNEKIKDALQGRMGGSALNSTIALDALESMMTTDQSGLGVMELDWKALARFLPSAGSPKFSELARDAMDNEADEEDSGDIQRVLAELSDAELQVTLTDMIKSEVGEILRVSPEKIDPNRSIYDMGLDSLMGVELVVALEGRFGIQLSVMALSQSPTIAKLAERIGLQLKGSDEQGGAPAESQVLAQTRQIMEQHGSEVSAESIASLAQDIESQDTAVRMIN